In the genome of Bubalus kerabau isolate K-KA32 ecotype Philippines breed swamp buffalo chromosome 8, PCC_UOA_SB_1v2, whole genome shotgun sequence, one region contains:
- the LSM5 gene encoding U6 snRNA-associated Sm-like protein LSm5 isoform X1 — MAANATTNPSQLLPLELVDKCIGSRIHIVMKSDKEIVGTLLGFDDFVNMVLEDVTEFEITPEGRRITKLDQILLNGNNITMLVPGGEGPEV; from the exons ATGGCGGCTAACGCTACCACTAACCCGTCGCAGCTGCTTCCTCTAG AGCTTGTGGACAAGTGTATAGGATCAAGAATTCACATTGTGATGAAGAGTGATAAGGAGATTGTTGGTACACTTCTGGGATTTGATGACTTTGTCA ATATGGTATTGGAAGATGTCACTGAATT tgAAATCACACCAGAAGGAAGAAGAATTACTAAATTAGATCAAATTTTGctaaatggaaataatataaCAATG CTGGTTCCTGGAGGAGAAGGACCTGAAGTATGA
- the LSM5 gene encoding U6 snRNA-associated Sm-like protein LSm5 isoform X2 has product MRRRPSLLCARLFNKLVDKCIGSRIHIVMKSDKEIVGTLLGFDDFVNMVLEDVTEFEITPEGRRITKLDQILLNGNNITMLVPGGEGPEV; this is encoded by the exons ATGCGTCGTCGACCGTCTTTGTTGTGCGCTCGCCTTTTTAATA AGCTTGTGGACAAGTGTATAGGATCAAGAATTCACATTGTGATGAAGAGTGATAAGGAGATTGTTGGTACACTTCTGGGATTTGATGACTTTGTCA ATATGGTATTGGAAGATGTCACTGAATT tgAAATCACACCAGAAGGAAGAAGAATTACTAAATTAGATCAAATTTTGctaaatggaaataatataaCAATG CTGGTTCCTGGAGGAGAAGGACCTGAAGTATGA